Proteins found in one Quercus robur chromosome 2, dhQueRobu3.1, whole genome shotgun sequence genomic segment:
- the LOC126695905 gene encoding uncharacterized protein LOC126695905, which yields MFNEIEGDFNDMAIRTFKVGLPAEHDLRKPLTKKLVRSMCQLMDHINEYKRVKEDQQQGKGKAKVILQERKDFKSDCYSNNRPHRDFTGQSGSTAPQMVNTMFREPIHQEGRLKQFLYHPNGQGGQTGPELQRNASSRDHLGTINVILAAPGKIGSHPSRVMSVARPPAEDPEHQPKRAKVKIRPTLSFSEDDKVGTIQPHDNALVVTLKIGGMM from the exons ACATTTAAGGTCGGCCTGCCTGCCGAGCATGATTTGAGAAAGCCCTTGACCAAGAAGCTGGTAAGAAGTATGTGTCAACTTATGGATCATATTAACGAATACAAGCGGGTTAAGGAAGACCAACAGCAGGGGAAGGGAAAGGCTAAGGTTATCCTTCAGGAGAGGAAGGATTTCAAGTCGGACTGTTACAGCAATAACAGACCCCATAGGGATTTTACTGGGCAATCTGGGTCTACGGCTCCGCAGATGGTTAACACAATGTTCCGAGAACCAATACATCAG GAAGGAAGGTTGAAACAATTCTTGTATCATCCCAATGGGCAAGGGGGGCAGACCGGACCTGAACTCCAGAGAAATGCTTCTTCGAGAGACCATTTGGGCACAATTAATGTCATTCTCGCTGCACCAGGAAAGATTGGTTCTCACCCATCCAGGGTTATGTCTGTGGCTCGGCCACCTGCCGAGGACCCTGAACATCAACCAAAGAGGGCTAAGGTGAAGATCCGACCGACGTTGAGCTTCTCGGAGGATGATAAGGTTGGAACCATACAACCACATGATAACGCCCTGGTGGTCACCCTCAAGATAGGGGGTATGATGTAA